One stretch of Pseudomonas fluorescens Q2-87 DNA includes these proteins:
- a CDS encoding FAD:protein FMN transferase, with product MLVVFAGVLSGCGNGDTLERFDGPTMGSHYSIQYVRHSAGPDPKLVQVEVENILAEVDRQFSTYRSDSDIERFNALPANSCQVMPGPVLELIRVGEQLSVQSDGSFDLTVEPLLNLWGFGPQSRAEKVPTEQALALVRQRVGHDHLRIDGDRLCKDAAVEVDFNSIAAGYAVDRIAARLQALGLDSYLAEATGELKAVGRKPDGSPWRVALEEPRDDRQVAERVIEVNDYGVSTSGDYRKYFEQGGRRYSHTFDARTGTPVLHDLASVTVIHPSALMADGLSTLLLILGPERGWDYAEKHGIGVFFVLRDNDRFVVRTNDAFERIAGGKTQ from the coding sequence ATGCTTGTGGTTTTTGCCGGCGTGTTGTCCGGCTGTGGCAATGGCGACACCCTGGAGCGTTTCGACGGCCCGACCATGGGCAGTCACTATTCCATCCAGTACGTCAGGCATTCCGCCGGGCCCGATCCGAAACTGGTGCAGGTCGAAGTGGAAAACATCCTTGCCGAAGTGGATCGGCAGTTCTCGACCTATCGCAGTGACTCGGACATCGAACGCTTCAATGCGCTGCCGGCCAATAGCTGCCAGGTCATGCCAGGTCCGGTTCTGGAATTGATCCGTGTCGGCGAGCAGTTGTCGGTTCAAAGCGACGGGTCCTTCGACCTCACCGTGGAACCATTGCTCAACCTGTGGGGCTTCGGGCCCCAGTCACGGGCAGAGAAAGTGCCGACCGAACAAGCCCTGGCCCTGGTACGTCAGCGCGTCGGGCACGATCACTTGCGCATCGACGGTGACCGCCTGTGCAAGGACGCAGCGGTGGAAGTTGATTTCAACAGTATCGCCGCAGGCTACGCCGTCGACCGGATCGCCGCCCGGCTCCAAGCCCTGGGGCTCGACAGTTACCTGGCCGAGGCGACGGGCGAACTCAAGGCCGTCGGACGCAAACCCGATGGCTCGCCCTGGCGGGTTGCCCTGGAGGAGCCGCGGGACGACCGGCAGGTGGCCGAGCGTGTCATTGAAGTCAATGATTACGGGGTTTCGACGTCCGGTGATTATCGTAAATATTTCGAGCAGGGCGGCAGGCGTTACTCCCACACGTTTGACGCACGCACCGGTACACCGGTCCTACATGACCTGGCGTCAGTCACGGTGATTCATCCTTCGGCGCTGATGGCCGATGGACTATCGACGCTGTTGCTGATTCTCGGTCCTGAACGGGGTTGGGACTATGCCGAAAAACATGGCATCGGGGTATTTTTCGTGCTGCGGGACAACGACCGTTTCGTCGTTCGTACAAACGATGCGTTTGAACGGATAGCGGGCGGGAAAACCCAATGA
- a CDS encoding MFS transporter, protein MPSTTSNGKAIFRVVSGNFLEMFDFMVYGFYATAIAKTFFPTDSAFASLMLSLATFGAGFLMRPLGAIFLGAYIDRHGRRKGLIITLAMMALGTILIACVPGYATLGVAAPLLVLLGRLLQGFSAGVELGGVSVYLAEISTPGRKGFFVSWQSASQQAAVVFAGLLGVALNHWLSPQQMGEWGWRVPFLVGCMIVPAIFVIRRSLEETPEFQARKHRPSLSEVIRSIGQNFGIVLAGMALVVMTTVSFYLITAYTPTFGKAELNLSDLDALLVTVCIGLSNFFWLPVMGALSDKIGRKPLLLGATVLAILTAYPALAWLVANPSFSHLLIVELWLSFLYGSYNGAMVVALTEIMPVEVRTTGFSLAYSLATATFGGFTPAACTYLIHVLDNKAAPGIWLSGAAVLGLIATLVLFKGNRHELRTAQASVVGGA, encoded by the coding sequence ATGCCTTCCACCACGAGCAACGGCAAGGCGATTTTTCGCGTTGTCAGCGGCAACTTCCTGGAGATGTTCGACTTCATGGTCTATGGCTTCTACGCCACGGCCATCGCCAAGACATTTTTCCCTACCGACAGCGCATTCGCCTCGCTGATGCTGTCCCTGGCCACGTTCGGTGCCGGATTCCTGATGCGCCCCTTGGGGGCGATTTTTCTCGGTGCCTATATCGACCGTCATGGACGGCGCAAAGGCTTGATCATTACCCTGGCGATGATGGCGCTGGGCACCATCCTGATCGCCTGCGTGCCGGGCTACGCCACGCTGGGCGTGGCCGCGCCCCTGCTGGTGTTGCTTGGGCGTTTGCTGCAGGGCTTCTCCGCCGGCGTGGAACTGGGCGGCGTGTCGGTGTACCTGGCAGAAATCTCCACGCCGGGGCGCAAGGGTTTCTTTGTCAGTTGGCAATCCGCCAGTCAACAGGCTGCAGTGGTCTTTGCCGGCCTGCTGGGCGTGGCCCTCAATCACTGGCTGAGCCCGCAGCAAATGGGCGAATGGGGCTGGCGGGTACCGTTCCTGGTGGGGTGCATGATCGTACCGGCGATTTTCGTGATCCGTCGCTCCCTGGAAGAAACACCGGAGTTCCAGGCCAGGAAACATCGGCCTAGCCTGTCGGAAGTTATCCGCTCCATCGGCCAGAACTTTGGCATCGTCTTGGCCGGCATGGCGCTGGTGGTGATGACCACCGTGTCGTTCTACCTGATCACCGCCTACACACCGACCTTCGGCAAGGCCGAGCTGAACCTGTCGGACCTCGATGCGCTGCTGGTCACGGTCTGCATCGGCTTGTCGAATTTTTTCTGGCTACCGGTGATGGGTGCGCTCTCCGACAAGATCGGGCGCAAACCCTTGCTGCTCGGCGCGACGGTGCTGGCGATCCTGACCGCCTACCCGGCGCTGGCCTGGCTGGTGGCCAACCCCAGCTTCAGTCACCTGCTGATCGTCGAGCTGTGGCTGTCGTTCCTGTACGGATCGTACAACGGCGCCATGGTGGTGGCCTTGACGGAAATCATGCCGGTCGAGGTGCGCACCACTGGCTTCTCCCTGGCCTACAGCCTGGCGACCGCGACATTCGGTGGGTTTACGCCAGCGGCGTGTACCTATCTGATCCATGTGCTGGACAACAAAGCAGCGCCGGG